One Sinorhizobium mexicanum genomic region harbors:
- a CDS encoding NADH:flavin oxidoreductase, with translation MSNDPLLQPYQLKHLTLRNRIIVTSHEPAYPDDGMPKERYRAYTVERAKGGVAMTMTAGSAAVSKDSPPVFNNLLAYRDEIVPWIKEMTDAVHEEGAAIMIQLTHLGRRTRWDKGDWLPVVAPSHHREASHRAFPKKIEDWDIERIIRDFADAAERMKAGGMDGVELEAYGHLLDQFTSPLTNELDGPYGGSLDNRMRFCFDVLKAIRARVGDDFILGVRYTADECLPGGTGKEEGIEISKRLKESGLIDYLNVIRGHIDTDAGLTDVIPIQGMANSPHLDFAGEIRAATNFPTFHAAKIPDVATARHAIASGKVDMIGMTRAHMTDPHIVRKIMEKREDDIRPCVGANYCLDRIYQGGAAYCIHNAATGRELTMPHTIAKAERRKKVVIVGAGPAGLEAARVAGERGHEVVVFEAANDPGGQIRLTAQSERRREMISIIDWRMSQCEKLGVTFHFNTWAEAETVQAENPNVVIIATGGMPHTDVLTKGNELVVSAWDIISGDVKPGTNVLIFDDAGDHAGLQAAEFLAKAGAKVEIMTPDRSFAPEVMAMNLVPYMRSLQKLDVTFTVTYRLEAVEKSGNELVAHVGSDYGGVARQRTFDQIVVNHGTIPLDELYFELKPESSNLGEMSHEQLIAGRQQTVWRNPDGKFQLFRIGDAVAARNTHAAIYDALRLLKDI, from the coding sequence ATGTCGAACGACCCCCTCCTTCAGCCCTATCAGCTCAAGCACCTGACGCTGCGCAACCGTATCATTGTGACCTCTCACGAACCGGCCTATCCGGACGACGGGATGCCGAAGGAGCGGTATCGCGCCTACACCGTGGAGCGCGCCAAGGGGGGAGTGGCGATGACCATGACTGCCGGCTCCGCGGCGGTCTCGAAAGACAGCCCGCCGGTGTTCAACAACCTGCTCGCCTACAGGGACGAGATCGTGCCGTGGATCAAGGAGATGACCGACGCTGTGCACGAAGAAGGCGCGGCGATCATGATCCAGCTCACCCATCTCGGCCGGCGCACGCGCTGGGACAAGGGTGACTGGCTGCCGGTTGTTGCTCCTTCCCATCACCGCGAAGCGTCGCACCGCGCCTTCCCCAAGAAGATCGAAGACTGGGACATTGAGCGGATCATCAGGGATTTCGCCGATGCGGCCGAGCGCATGAAGGCGGGCGGCATGGATGGTGTTGAGCTGGAGGCCTACGGTCACCTCCTCGACCAGTTCACCTCGCCGCTGACGAACGAGCTCGACGGTCCTTATGGCGGCTCGCTCGACAATCGCATGCGTTTCTGTTTCGACGTCCTGAAGGCGATCCGCGCGCGTGTCGGAGACGATTTCATCCTCGGTGTCCGTTACACGGCCGATGAATGTCTTCCCGGCGGGACGGGCAAGGAGGAAGGCATAGAAATCTCGAAGCGCCTGAAGGAAAGCGGGCTTATCGATTACCTGAACGTCATTCGCGGCCATATCGATACGGACGCCGGCCTTACCGACGTCATCCCGATCCAGGGCATGGCCAACTCACCGCATCTCGATTTCGCCGGCGAAATTCGCGCCGCCACGAATTTTCCGACCTTCCACGCCGCAAAGATCCCGGACGTGGCGACCGCGCGCCACGCGATTGCTTCCGGCAAGGTCGACATGATCGGGATGACCCGCGCTCACATGACGGACCCGCATATCGTCCGGAAGATCATGGAGAAGCGCGAGGACGACATTCGGCCCTGCGTCGGCGCGAACTACTGTCTCGATCGCATCTATCAGGGTGGGGCTGCCTACTGCATCCACAACGCCGCGACCGGACGTGAGCTCACCATGCCGCACACGATCGCGAAGGCCGAGCGCCGCAAGAAGGTGGTGATCGTCGGTGCCGGGCCCGCAGGCCTTGAGGCCGCCCGCGTCGCGGGTGAGCGCGGCCATGAGGTGGTCGTCTTCGAAGCAGCGAACGACCCAGGCGGTCAGATCCGTCTGACGGCGCAGAGTGAACGCCGGAGGGAAATGATCAGCATCATCGACTGGCGCATGAGCCAGTGCGAGAAGCTGGGCGTCACCTTCCACTTCAACACCTGGGCGGAGGCGGAAACCGTTCAGGCGGAAAATCCAAATGTCGTCATCATCGCGACAGGCGGGATGCCACATACGGACGTGCTCACCAAGGGCAACGAGCTCGTCGTCTCTGCCTGGGACATCATATCGGGCGACGTCAAGCCGGGCACCAACGTGCTGATCTTCGACGACGCCGGCGATCATGCCGGCCTGCAGGCTGCAGAGTTCCTCGCCAAGGCGGGGGCCAAGGTCGAGATCATGACGCCCGACCGGTCGTTCGCGCCGGAGGTCATGGCAATGAACCTCGTCCCTTACATGCGGTCACTTCAGAAGCTCGACGTGACCTTCACCGTCACCTACCGCCTGGAGGCGGTCGAGAAGAGCGGCAATGAACTCGTCGCCCATGTCGGCAGCGACTATGGCGGCGTTGCCAGGCAGCGGACATTCGATCAGATCGTCGTCAATCACGGCACCATTCCGCTCGACGAGCTGTATTTCGAGCTGAAACCGGAATCGAGCAATCTCGGGGAGATGTCGCACGAGCAACTGATCGCTGGCAGGCAGCAAACCGTCTGGCGCAACCCCGATGGCAAATTCCAGCTCTTCCGCATCGGCGACGCAGTCGCGGCGCGCAACACGCACGCAGCGATCTATGACGCGCTTCGGCTTCTCAAGGACATCTGA
- a CDS encoding S-(hydroxymethyl)glutathione dehydrogenase/class III alcohol dehydrogenase codes for MDVRAAVATEAGKPLQIMTVQLEGPKAGEVLVEVKATGICHTDDFTLSGADPEGLFPAILGHEGAGIVVDVGPGVTSVKKGDHVIPLYTPECRACPSCLSRKTNLCTAIRATQGQGLMPDGTSRFSIGKDKIHHYMGCSTFANFTVLPEIAVAKVNPDAPFDKICYIGCGVTTGIGAVINTARVEMGSTAIVFGLGGIGLNVIQGLRLAGADMIIGVDLNNDKKPWGEKFGMTHFVNPKEVGDDIVPYLVNMTKRGADQIGGADYTFDCTGNVKVMRQALEASHRGWGKSVIIGVAGAGQEIATRPFQLVTGRTWMGTAFGGVRGRTDVPKIVDWYMEGKIAIDPMITHTLPLDDINKGFELMHSGESIRSVVIY; via the coding sequence ATGGACGTACGCGCCGCCGTCGCCACTGAGGCCGGCAAACCACTGCAAATCATGACGGTTCAGCTCGAAGGGCCGAAGGCCGGCGAGGTGCTGGTCGAGGTCAAGGCGACCGGCATCTGCCACACCGATGATTTCACCCTCTCCGGCGCCGATCCGGAAGGGCTGTTCCCGGCGATCCTCGGCCACGAGGGCGCCGGCATCGTCGTCGACGTCGGCCCCGGCGTCACCTCGGTGAAGAAGGGCGACCATGTCATTCCGCTCTATACCCCGGAATGCCGCGCCTGCCCGTCGTGCCTCAGCCGCAAGACCAATCTCTGCACCGCCATCCGCGCCACGCAAGGGCAAGGGCTGATGCCGGACGGCACCTCGCGGTTTTCGATCGGCAAGGACAAGATCCACCACTATATGGGCTGCTCGACCTTTGCCAACTTCACCGTGCTGCCGGAGATCGCCGTCGCCAAGGTCAATCCCGACGCGCCGTTCGACAAGATCTGCTACATCGGCTGCGGGGTGACCACCGGCATCGGCGCGGTGATCAACACGGCACGCGTCGAGATGGGATCGACCGCGATCGTCTTCGGTCTCGGCGGCATCGGTCTGAACGTCATCCAGGGGCTTCGGCTTGCCGGCGCCGACATGATCATCGGCGTCGATCTGAACAACGACAAGAAGCCCTGGGGCGAAAAATTCGGCATGACCCACTTCGTCAACCCGAAGGAGGTCGGCGACGACATCGTGCCCTATCTCGTCAACATGACGAAGCGCGGCGCCGACCAGATCGGCGGCGCCGACTACACCTTCGACTGCACCGGCAATGTCAAGGTGATGCGCCAGGCGCTCGAGGCCTCGCATCGCGGCTGGGGCAAGTCGGTGATCATCGGGGTGGCCGGCGCCGGCCAGGAGATAGCCACCCGGCCGTTCCAGCTGGTCACCGGCCGCACCTGGATGGGCACCGCCTTTGGCGGCGTGCGCGGGCGCACCGACGTGCCGAAGATCGTCGACTGGTACATGGAGGGCAAAATCGCAATCGACCCGATGATCACCCACACGCTGCCGCTCGACGACATCAACAAGGGCTTCGAACTGATGCATTCCGGCGAGAGCATCAGGAGCGTCGTGATCTACTGA
- a CDS encoding electron transfer flavoprotein subunit beta/FixA family protein — protein MKILVTVKRVVDFNVKIRVKADGSGVELANVKVSMNPFDEISVEEALRLKEAGKASEVVVVSVGPAKAEETLRTALAMGADRAILVETEDQVEPLAVAKIVKGVAEAEQPGLIIVGKQAIDDDSNQTGQMLSALLGWAQGTFASKVEIADGRAKVTREVDGGLQTVELKLPAVVTTDLRLNEPRYASLPNIMKAKKKPLDKKSPADFGVDTSPRLKVLKTEEPSGRKAGIKVKSVAELVEKLKGEAGVL, from the coding sequence ATGAAAATCCTAGTCACGGTGAAGCGTGTGGTCGACTTCAACGTCAAGATCCGGGTGAAGGCGGATGGGTCCGGTGTCGAGCTGGCCAATGTCAAGGTGTCGATGAACCCGTTTGACGAGATCTCGGTCGAAGAGGCGCTGCGGCTGAAGGAAGCCGGCAAGGCTTCGGAAGTCGTCGTCGTCTCGGTTGGCCCGGCCAAGGCCGAGGAGACGCTGAGGACCGCGCTGGCCATGGGCGCCGACCGGGCGATCCTGGTCGAGACCGAGGACCAGGTCGAGCCGCTCGCTGTCGCCAAGATCGTCAAGGGTGTCGCCGAAGCCGAACAGCCGGGGCTGATCATCGTCGGCAAGCAGGCGATCGACGACGATTCGAACCAGACCGGCCAGATGCTGTCGGCGCTGCTCGGCTGGGCCCAGGGCACCTTCGCCTCCAAGGTCGAGATCGCCGACGGCAGGGCCAAGGTGACGCGCGAGGTCGATGGCGGCCTGCAGACGGTCGAACTGAAGCTGCCGGCGGTGGTCACCACCGATCTGCGCCTGAACGAGCCGCGTTATGCCTCGCTGCCGAACATCATGAAGGCGAAGAAGAAGCCGCTCGACAAGAAGAGCCCGGCCGATTTCGGCGTCGACACTTCGCCGCGGCTGAAGGTGCTGAAGACGGAAGAGCCGTCCGGCCGCAAGGCCGGCATCAAGGTCAAGTCGGTCGCCGAGCTCGTCGAGAAGCTCAAGGGCGAAGCCGGCGTATTGTAA
- a CDS encoding dimethylsulfoniopropionate lyase: MTARTEALQVFVDAASIAFDQFALEPQSRRSTRQIFSALEVPGVQRSGPGSRLPVCSHLDSALAIETEHDSLRNLIDRFNAIEPLLEWRRRSNYDGSASDNFHDGHANAMIIGPGGLEQRTDVWIGVTVMTPHVRYPDHNHRPEEVYLVLSDGAFRQGDGSWFRPGFGGSFYNEPGIKHAMRSFEKPFLAFWALLADRPA, translated from the coding sequence ATGACAGCTCGAACCGAAGCCCTTCAGGTGTTCGTCGACGCCGCGTCCATCGCCTTCGATCAGTTCGCACTGGAACCGCAATCACGTCGGTCGACCCGGCAGATCTTTTCCGCGCTGGAAGTGCCAGGCGTGCAAAGGTCCGGTCCCGGGAGCCGGCTGCCCGTATGTTCCCACCTCGACAGCGCGCTGGCGATCGAAACGGAACACGACTCGCTCCGCAACCTGATCGACCGCTTCAACGCGATCGAACCACTGCTCGAATGGCGCCGGCGCTCAAATTATGACGGTTCGGCGAGTGATAATTTCCACGACGGCCATGCGAATGCGATGATCATCGGACCCGGTGGCCTCGAACAGCGCACGGATGTGTGGATCGGCGTAACGGTGATGACACCTCACGTCCGCTACCCGGACCACAATCATCGACCGGAGGAAGTCTACCTCGTCCTTTCGGACGGGGCGTTTCGTCAGGGCGACGGGTCGTGGTTCAGACCCGGTTTCGGCGGCTCATTTTACAACGAGCCCGGCATCAAACATGCGATGCGCTCCTTCGAGAAGCCATTCCTGGCTTTCTGGGCGCTGCTTGCAGACCGCCCGGCATGA
- a CDS encoding aromatic ring-hydroxylating oxygenase subunit alpha, producing the protein MLQTFSSSISPLLDARADGHSLPAGLYTRSDVFEADLEVFFRRHWICIGLECDVPEPGDATVVDIGNSSLILLRDDDGEIRVVHNVCRHRGARLLDAGTTVVSKLVCPYHQWTYELSGELSHAPHMGADFDKSCKSLKPINFKSIGGLIYVCLSDNPPEDIARLEEVMEKRLAPYDIRNAKVAFQSDVIEKGNWKLTIENNRECYHCSANHPELCVSFVDLDFGFDPEGLSPEDREEAELHQSLYQERTAAWEAAGHLSSAVEPVLDGATNFRTQRLIIAGAGESQTPDATAASAKLLGSITRKDLGDTHLWGHNSWNHFMGDHAVTSIVIPLSADTTLVRTKWLVHKDAVEGVDYDLDKLTSVWLATTDQDAELVARSHAGIQDPAYEPGAYSRFTEGHLDDFATWYINRMRAHGF; encoded by the coding sequence ATGCTTCAGACCTTCTCTTCCTCCATATCGCCACTGCTCGACGCACGCGCAGATGGTCATTCGTTGCCAGCGGGTCTTTACACCCGCAGCGACGTCTTCGAAGCGGACCTCGAGGTCTTTTTCCGCAGACACTGGATCTGCATAGGCCTCGAATGCGATGTTCCGGAACCCGGCGACGCTACTGTCGTCGACATCGGAAACTCCAGTCTCATCCTGCTTCGCGATGACGATGGTGAGATCCGCGTCGTGCACAATGTCTGTCGCCATCGTGGTGCACGGCTGCTGGATGCCGGAACGACCGTCGTGTCGAAGCTCGTCTGTCCCTACCATCAATGGACCTACGAGCTTTCCGGCGAGCTGAGTCATGCCCCGCACATGGGGGCCGATTTCGACAAGAGCTGCAAGAGCCTGAAGCCGATCAACTTCAAGTCGATCGGCGGCCTGATTTACGTATGCCTTTCGGACAATCCGCCTGAGGACATTGCGCGCCTCGAAGAGGTGATGGAGAAGCGGCTCGCCCCCTACGACATTCGCAACGCCAAGGTCGCGTTCCAGTCCGACGTGATCGAGAAGGGTAACTGGAAGCTCACGATCGAGAACAATCGCGAGTGCTACCACTGCTCGGCCAATCACCCGGAACTCTGCGTTTCGTTCGTCGATCTCGACTTCGGCTTTGACCCCGAGGGCCTGAGCCCGGAGGACCGGGAAGAGGCTGAATTGCACCAGTCCCTGTATCAGGAGCGTACGGCCGCCTGGGAAGCTGCGGGGCATCTATCATCGGCGGTGGAGCCGGTCCTCGACGGAGCAACCAACTTCCGGACGCAGCGACTGATCATCGCCGGTGCTGGCGAGTCGCAGACGCCGGATGCAACCGCCGCATCGGCCAAGCTGCTCGGCTCCATCACGCGGAAGGATCTCGGCGACACGCATCTCTGGGGGCACAACAGCTGGAACCACTTCATGGGCGATCATGCCGTGACGTCGATCGTCATCCCGCTTTCCGCCGACACGACGCTGGTTCGAACCAAGTGGCTGGTCCACAAGGATGCGGTCGAAGGCGTCGACTACGATCTCGATAAACTGACGAGCGTCTGGCTCGCGACGACCGACCAGGACGCCGAGCTCGTCGCACGCTCTCACGCCGGCATCCAGGATCCCGCTTACGAGCCGGGCGCCTATTCCCGCTTCACCGAAGGTCATCTCGACGATTTCGCAACGTGGTACATCAACCGGATGCGCGCCCATGGATTTTAA
- a CDS encoding LysR substrate-binding domain-containing protein — protein MNGARPFATALLQEQFTGLLVAGLRRKLPPLTGMTVFEAAARLGSFTRAAAELGVTQAAVSRQIHLLEEAFGFPLFRRLHRRIELTEKGRLLSSATTSAFNLIADTVSDITKDEASDELAISATVAFSHFWLLPKISAFSRTYPQVKLRIITQDKSTDIESDDIDLAIRYGNGMWPDGQAEFLFDDEIFPVCSPEYLREIGEISTLAELVQYPLIANDTGDPTWTGWNEWLAAFSVQGPKRSTGLRCSFYTEAIYAALNGQGIALGWKRLVEDLLNQNRLVRLTDAAISTRNGYFVVLPRRQKKKEHAELLVRWLRTSSGAS, from the coding sequence ATGAATGGAGCGCGCCCTTTCGCCACCGCTCTTTTGCAGGAACAGTTCACGGGGTTGCTTGTGGCCGGTTTGAGGAGAAAGTTGCCGCCACTTACGGGAATGACCGTCTTCGAAGCGGCTGCCCGTCTTGGAAGCTTCACCAGGGCGGCCGCTGAGCTCGGCGTGACACAGGCAGCCGTCAGTCGACAGATCCACCTGCTCGAGGAAGCGTTCGGCTTTCCCCTGTTTCGGCGGCTGCATCGAAGAATAGAGTTGACGGAGAAGGGAAGGCTGCTGTCGTCTGCCACGACCAGCGCCTTCAACCTCATTGCGGACACGGTTTCTGATATCACGAAGGACGAAGCCAGCGACGAACTGGCCATCTCCGCGACGGTGGCGTTCTCTCATTTCTGGCTGCTTCCCAAGATTTCCGCGTTCTCGCGGACCTACCCGCAGGTGAAACTGCGGATTATCACTCAGGACAAATCCACCGACATTGAAAGCGACGACATCGATCTTGCCATTAGGTACGGAAACGGAATGTGGCCCGACGGCCAGGCCGAATTCCTGTTTGACGACGAGATATTTCCTGTCTGCAGTCCCGAATATCTCCGGGAGATCGGAGAGATTTCGACGTTGGCCGAACTCGTCCAATATCCCCTTATCGCCAACGATACCGGCGATCCGACGTGGACCGGCTGGAATGAATGGCTGGCAGCATTTTCTGTTCAGGGCCCGAAAAGATCCACGGGGCTGCGCTGCAGCTTCTACACCGAGGCGATTTATGCGGCCCTGAACGGGCAGGGCATAGCACTGGGCTGGAAGCGCCTGGTCGAGGACTTGCTTAACCAGAATCGCCTGGTTCGCCTCACCGATGCGGCGATCAGCACGAGGAACGGCTACTTCGTCGTGCTTCCACGAAGGCAGAAGAAAAAGGAACACGCCGAGCTGCTTGTTCGGTGGCTAAGAACTTCGTCCGGGGCGTCTTAG
- a CDS encoding dihydrodipicolinate synthase family protein has translation MNFEGIYTPAVTPYTNGTIDKKAFAEVLESLIEAKVHGIIVGGSTGEYYAQTAQERFDLAAHAKDVIGTRLPLIVGTGATRTEDSVEYAKAAKDIGADAILVSSPPYALPTERENAVHALTIDRAANLPIMLYNYPARMGVMMGDEYFSRVGKSKNVVAIKESSGDMGNLHLLARKFPHISLSCGWDDQALEFFAWGAKSWVCAGSNFLPREHVALYEACVLEKNFDKGRAIMTAMLPLMDFLECGKFVQSIKFGCELNGLNVGEVRAPLRPLNSEEKRTLQTVVSNLKRSVAHITSGANYA, from the coding sequence TTGAACTTCGAAGGTATCTACACGCCTGCGGTGACGCCTTACACCAACGGCACGATCGACAAGAAGGCGTTCGCCGAGGTTCTCGAATCTCTGATCGAGGCCAAGGTCCACGGGATCATCGTCGGCGGATCCACCGGGGAATACTACGCGCAGACGGCGCAGGAGCGCTTCGATCTCGCCGCCCACGCCAAGGACGTCATTGGCACGCGGCTACCGCTGATCGTCGGCACCGGTGCGACGCGGACGGAAGATTCGGTCGAATACGCCAAGGCGGCCAAGGATATCGGCGCCGATGCGATCCTGGTGTCGTCGCCGCCCTATGCCCTGCCGACGGAGCGCGAGAACGCCGTCCATGCGCTCACCATCGACCGTGCGGCCAACCTGCCGATCATGCTCTACAACTATCCGGCCCGGATGGGCGTGATGATGGGCGACGAATATTTCTCCCGCGTCGGCAAATCCAAGAACGTCGTGGCGATCAAGGAAAGCTCCGGCGACATGGGCAACCTCCACCTCCTGGCGCGGAAGTTTCCGCACATTTCGCTCTCATGCGGCTGGGACGACCAGGCGCTCGAATTCTTCGCCTGGGGAGCGAAAAGCTGGGTCTGCGCCGGCTCCAACTTCCTGCCGCGCGAACATGTCGCTCTTTACGAAGCCTGCGTGCTGGAGAAGAACTTTGACAAGGGCCGCGCCATCATGACGGCGATGCTGCCGCTGATGGATTTCCTCGAATGCGGCAAGTTCGTCCAGTCGATCAAGTTCGGCTGCGAGTTGAACGGGCTGAATGTCGGCGAGGTGCGCGCACCGCTGCGTCCCCTGAATTCGGAAGAAAAGCGAACCCTCCAGACCGTCGTCAGCAACCTGAAGCGGTCCGTCGCGCACATCACCTCGGGAGCCAACTATGCATGA
- a CDS encoding electron transfer flavoprotein subunit alpha/FixB family protein: MAILLLADHDTTHLSDQTAKALTAATKIGSDVHVLVAGSGVKAIADQAAKLAGVTKVLVADDASLGNNLAEPLAATIVALAGGYDTIIAAATSVGKNVLPRVAALLDVAQVSEIIEVVSADTFKRPIYAGNAIQTVQTSEAKRVITVRTASFAAAAEGGSAAVETVAAAANPGVSSFVADALSSSDRPELTSAKIIISGGRALGSSEKFKEVILPVADKLGAAVGASRAAVDAGYAPNDWQVGQTGKVVAPDLYIACGISGAIQHLAGMKDSKVIVAINKDEEAPIFQVADYGLVADLFDVLPELEKAL, encoded by the coding sequence ATGGCCATTCTGCTTCTGGCTGACCACGACACCACCCACCTTTCCGACCAGACGGCGAAGGCGCTGACCGCGGCCACCAAGATCGGCTCCGACGTGCATGTGCTGGTCGCCGGTTCGGGCGTCAAGGCGATCGCCGATCAAGCGGCGAAGCTTGCCGGTGTAACCAAGGTGCTGGTCGCCGACGACGCCAGCCTCGGCAACAATCTCGCCGAGCCGCTCGCCGCAACGATCGTCGCGCTCGCCGGCGGCTACGACACCATCATTGCCGCCGCCACCTCGGTCGGCAAGAACGTTTTGCCGCGCGTCGCTGCACTGCTCGACGTCGCCCAGGTCTCGGAAATCATCGAGGTGGTCTCCGCCGACACCTTCAAGCGGCCGATCTATGCCGGCAACGCCATCCAGACGGTGCAGACGAGCGAAGCCAAGCGCGTCATCACCGTGCGCACCGCCTCGTTCGCCGCTGCCGCCGAGGGCGGTTCGGCCGCGGTCGAGACGGTTGCGGCCGCCGCCAATCCGGGGGTTTCGAGCTTCGTTGCCGATGCGCTGTCGTCGTCGGACCGGCCGGAACTGACCTCGGCGAAGATCATCATCTCCGGCGGCCGCGCACTCGGCTCGTCGGAAAAGTTCAAGGAAGTGATCCTGCCGGTCGCCGACAAGCTCGGGGCCGCCGTCGGCGCGTCGCGCGCCGCCGTCGATGCCGGCTATGCCCCGAACGACTGGCAGGTCGGCCAGACCGGCAAGGTGGTCGCCCCCGACCTCTACATCGCCTGCGGCATTTCCGGGGCGATCCAGCATCTCGCCGGCATGAAGGATTCCAAGGTGATCGTCGCGATCAACAAGGACGAGGAGGCGCCGATCTTCCAGGTCGCCGACTACGGCCTCGTCGCCGACCTCTTCGACGTCCTGCCGGAACTCGAAAAGGCGCTGTGA
- a CDS encoding hybrid-cluster NAD(P)-dependent oxidoreductase, which yields MDFKPQTSTADISRSGEWNPEVDDTLVCVDVHQETHDVKTFTFAAPDGKQFAFLAGQYLLFDLALGGDAESRCYSISSSPCRKNAVSITVKRVPGGKVSNWLHDNLAAGVAVRANGPLGRFVRPSGPRGKFLFLSGGSGITPLMSMIRELADTSEPADVVFMHAGRTPKDLVFREELTNLANRMKGLRLHFLPEEVTGERCWPGLSGRISREYLSLAVPDLAERLVMCCGPAPFMAAARRLTAELGVPSSNYIEESFDAAVLEEEAPPVPELAEAKTFKVEFAKQARTIEVAAEQTVLSCAKKSGVRIPSSCANGLCGTCKSKLVSGSVDMKHSGGIRQREIDAGFFLPCCSKPLSDLVIDR from the coding sequence ATGGATTTTAAACCACAAACATCGACCGCCGACATCAGCCGGAGCGGAGAATGGAATCCCGAGGTTGACGACACGCTGGTTTGCGTCGACGTCCATCAGGAAACCCACGACGTGAAGACCTTCACGTTCGCTGCTCCGGACGGCAAGCAATTCGCCTTTCTTGCCGGCCAGTATCTCCTCTTCGACCTCGCGCTCGGCGGCGATGCCGAGAGCCGCTGCTACAGCATATCGTCGTCGCCCTGCAGGAAGAACGCGGTCTCGATCACGGTCAAGCGCGTCCCCGGCGGCAAGGTGTCGAACTGGCTTCACGACAATCTCGCTGCCGGCGTCGCGGTGCGGGCCAATGGTCCGCTTGGCCGGTTCGTCCGGCCATCCGGCCCGAGAGGCAAGTTCCTTTTCCTGTCAGGCGGGTCCGGGATTACGCCGCTGATGTCGATGATACGAGAATTGGCCGATACTTCGGAGCCGGCCGATGTCGTGTTCATGCATGCGGGCAGAACGCCGAAAGACCTTGTCTTCCGCGAGGAACTCACGAACCTCGCGAACAGGATGAAAGGCCTGCGGCTTCATTTTCTTCCCGAAGAGGTCACCGGCGAGCGCTGCTGGCCGGGTCTCTCCGGTCGCATTTCCCGCGAATACCTCAGTCTCGCAGTTCCTGACCTCGCTGAGCGCTTGGTCATGTGCTGCGGACCGGCGCCCTTCATGGCCGCGGCGCGCAGGCTCACGGCCGAGCTGGGCGTGCCCTCGTCGAACTATATCGAGGAGAGCTTCGATGCCGCCGTCCTCGAAGAAGAGGCGCCCCCGGTACCGGAGCTGGCGGAAGCGAAGACGTTCAAGGTCGAATTCGCCAAGCAGGCGCGCACGATCGAGGTGGCTGCCGAACAGACCGTGCTTTCCTGCGCCAAGAAATCGGGCGTCAGGATACCGTCTTCCTGCGCCAACGGCCTATGTGGGACCTGCAAGTCGAAGCTAGTCAGCGGGTCGGTCGACATGAAGCACTCCGGCGGCATCCGGCAGAGGGAAATCGACGCCGGCTTTTTCCTCCCCTGCTGCTCGAAACCGCTGAGCGACCTCGTCATCGACCGGTAG
- a CDS encoding GntR family transcriptional regulator: MKSGKNGLYEDLKRQILTMELDPDEDLDELALSERYGVSRTPVREIIRRLEGEGYVEIRENRGARVAPMNHSTLRNFFLVAPMVYAAIGRLSVQNFKPRQLVDLKDTQERFRTAASSKDAPSMVLENNRFHEIMGEMSGNVYLQPSLSRLLIDHARIGHTFFRPRNEDMEKRLRVAVAHHDAFIAAIAAHDEDAVVDLVFEHWELSRENMEMFIAPQGLKADALVDGPVTLSMEKLS; this comes from the coding sequence GTGAAGAGCGGCAAAAACGGTCTCTACGAAGATTTGAAACGGCAGATCCTGACGATGGAGCTCGATCCCGACGAAGACCTGGACGAGCTGGCGCTTAGCGAGCGGTACGGCGTGTCGCGGACTCCCGTGCGCGAAATCATCCGCCGACTTGAGGGCGAGGGCTACGTCGAGATTCGCGAGAACCGGGGCGCGCGGGTGGCGCCGATGAACCACTCGACGCTCAGGAACTTCTTTCTGGTCGCGCCGATGGTCTACGCGGCGATCGGTCGGCTCTCGGTACAGAACTTCAAGCCTAGGCAGCTCGTAGACCTCAAGGACACGCAGGAGCGGTTTCGCACCGCGGCCAGTTCCAAGGACGCCCCTTCGATGGTGCTGGAGAACAACCGTTTCCACGAGATCATGGGCGAGATGTCGGGCAACGTCTACCTGCAGCCCAGCCTCAGCCGCCTTCTGATCGATCACGCCCGCATCGGCCACACCTTCTTCCGCCCGCGGAACGAAGACATGGAGAAGCGCCTGCGTGTCGCCGTCGCGCATCACGACGCGTTCATTGCGGCGATTGCCGCGCATGACGAGGACGCGGTCGTCGACCTCGTCTTCGAACACTGGGAACTCTCGCGAGAGAACATGGAGATGTTCATCGCGCCGCAAGGCCTCAAGGCGGACGCCTTGGTCGATGGCCCGGTCACATTGTCGATGGAGAAACTGTCTTGA